Proteins encoded together in one Nostoc sp. PCC 7524 window:
- a CDS encoding PstS family phosphate ABC transporter substrate-binding protein has product MNAVATKLALAFGILAVSTSCTATPNSSTQTQQSSAVTEVTNSEQVAKVIVDGSSTVYPITQAIAKEFQANSKNVQIKVSFSGTGGGFEKFCTGKTDINNASRPISKSEMELCNQNGVRYIELPIAFDALTIIVNPQNDWAKDITIDELKKIWEPGAEGKITRWNQVRATWPDRPLNLHGPGKDSGTFDYFTEAVTGKAKASRNDYTASEDDEVLVDGIIKDPNALGYFGYAYYEEHKNKLKVLPVDSGKGAILPSRETVEKSKYQPLSRPLFIYVNPWSSQHKSAVYQFVDFYVKQAPKTAAAVGYVPLPNETYHINYVHLNQGKAGTVFGGKAQLDLTISELLRKQKQF; this is encoded by the coding sequence ATGAACGCAGTAGCAACAAAATTGGCTCTCGCATTTGGAATATTAGCTGTATCAACCAGTTGTACAGCAACACCCAACTCATCGACTCAAACGCAACAGTCATCAGCAGTCACCGAAGTTACTAATTCTGAACAGGTAGCGAAAGTTATCGTTGATGGTTCGAGTACGGTGTATCCGATTACCCAAGCGATCGCTAAAGAATTTCAAGCCAACTCTAAAAATGTTCAAATTAAAGTGAGTTTTTCCGGTACAGGTGGAGGATTTGAGAAATTCTGTACAGGGAAAACAGATATCAATAATGCCTCTAGACCCATTTCTAAGTCAGAGATGGAACTTTGTAATCAAAACGGTGTGAGGTATATAGAATTACCTATTGCTTTTGATGCCTTAACTATTATTGTCAATCCTCAGAACGATTGGGCGAAAGATATTACAATTGACGAATTGAAAAAGATTTGGGAACCTGGGGCTGAGGGAAAAATCACCCGTTGGAATCAAGTCCGTGCAACTTGGCCAGATCGGCCATTAAATTTACATGGACCCGGTAAAGATTCTGGTACATTTGACTATTTTACAGAAGCCGTCACAGGTAAAGCCAAAGCCAGTCGCAATGACTATACAGCCAGTGAAGACGATGAAGTTTTAGTAGATGGAATTATCAAAGATCCAAATGCTTTGGGTTACTTTGGCTATGCCTACTATGAAGAGCATAAGAATAAGCTAAAAGTGCTACCAGTGGATAGTGGTAAAGGTGCAATTCTACCATCACGAGAAACTGTTGAAAAATCCAAGTATCAACCACTTTCTCGACCGTTATTTATCTACGTCAATCCTTGGTCATCCCAACATAAAAGTGCAGTTTACCAATTTGTAGATTTCTACGTGAAACAAGCACCGAAAACTGCTGCTGCTGTGGGTTATGTACCTTTACCAAATGAAACTTATCACATCAATTATGTACATTTAAATCAAGGTAAAGCCGGCACAGTTTTTGGTGGCAAAGCGCAATTAGACCTAACAATTAGCGAATTGTTACGCAAACAAAAGCAATTTTAG
- a CDS encoding ArsR/SmtB family transcription factor: MQTPTASTPHLIVTGFHALSDPIRINVLELLRQRELCVCDLCETLGVSQSKLSFHLKTLKEAGLVNSRQQGRWIYYSLNLPQFAVLEQYLADLHRLGQILPARCCDNIS; encoded by the coding sequence ATGCAAACCCCTACTGCTTCCACCCCTCACTTGATTGTTACTGGTTTTCACGCACTTTCTGACCCCATTAGGATTAATGTCCTAGAATTGCTACGTCAGCGTGAACTTTGCGTCTGTGACTTGTGTGAAACCTTGGGGGTGAGTCAGTCGAAATTATCTTTTCATTTGAAGACTTTGAAAGAAGCTGGTTTAGTTAACTCTCGCCAGCAAGGACGTTGGATTTATTATAGCCTAAATTTACCTCAATTTGCCGTCTTAGAGCAGTATTTAGCAGATTTACACCGCTTGGGGCAAATATTACCTGCACGTTGCTGTGATAACATCTCCTGA